The following nucleotide sequence is from Aspergillus luchuensis IFO 4308 DNA, chromosome 1, nearly complete sequence.
GTTATGACCTTCCTGGGCGAGTGGGGTGACCGCAGTCAGATTGCAACCATTGCTATGGCTGCCGGTCAAGATTACTGGTGGGTGACCATCGGTGCTATCTCCGGACACGGACTTTGCACTGCGGCCGCCGTGATTGGCGGCAGTGCTATTGCTGGCAAGGTCAGCATGCGCGTCGGTATGTGCTCCTCCTTTTTAGTTTCACAGCTGTTGCTAACGTGTCACAGTAACGCTGGGCGGTGCCACGGCATTCTTGGTCTTTGGTGTCATCTACTTGTTTGAAGCCATCTATTAGACCTTCATTTGCTCCCGCTTGTCTCTCACATATCGGGTGGTTCTCTTCAGTATAGATTATGCGATATGGTGCTTGTAATATTCGCGCCTTAGCGAtgttttaataaaattcttgaTGCactataattagatttatcaTTCACAGTGATGCGTAATCTGTAGTGTATCGATGCGACTATCCTGGTTTGGACTTTCGTTTGGACTTTCGTTCCTCGGACTAAGTAAGATGACCTAGCATGTACTGCACAGTCAGCGTAATCAATTCCAACAATCCATGTAATCAGTTACACTCAATCCAAGCATATAGTTGCCCAGTCTATCAGGCCAATATTGGCACTATGCGTCAAAGATAGAAAGGATACACCCAGAGTCTGAGCAAAATCATACAACACGACTGCCCTTCGAAGACCATATTGTCTATCCTCTGCAACACTGGCAGCTTCATTCATCCCTAATATCTTTCCAGATATGCCTCGTAGTTGTAATAAACCCTTGAGTTCAATGAGCGCACTAGCACATGTTCATGAGAAATTGAAGATCCATATTCAATAACCAGTCTAGCAAATGCGCAGAATAAACATCAGTCATAGGTTCGGCTCAATGGCCTTACAAATTAAGCTGTTATCTATGTATATgatttttctattcttaaaCCCTAATGGTAGTTGAAAGCGGACGTACGTGCGTACATATCGGTAACATGGACTGAGGTCTGATATCCACAGGTTCATGTCCTCTAAACAATCACTTTCTGATAGTAAGAATCCATTAatagtggtggtagtcgATATGGTCCTCTAATTCATAGTCCGATAATACATGGTAAACCGTAGGGTTTCTAGGGTTTTGGTTAGGGTTTATGTAGGGTTTAAGGGTTTCTTGATACCGCCTTCTTGTTTGGGATTGGTGGATTCACTTATTAAGCACTTAGTAAGCGACTTACCCCAAGGGTTTGACCGCTAGTACCCCAACACACCACCAGTCTCCTTTTCCTTACTCTACGCCGTCCCAGCCATCGACAACATCACTGCGGCATCAAAACAACAGTCGTAATCGTCGATTCCCATCAATTTGAGGCTTCTAGCATCGATAGCAGACCGTCTGGAGTATAAAGCTCCGCGTTTTCACGTGCTCGGACGGCTGACCGCCTTCCATTTTTCTCGGACGCGTTTGTTGTGGTGGCAGAATGGCGCGGCTGGTTCAGTCACGAGAGGTCGCACAATCCTCGACTGGTTTGTCTAAAGGCCAAGGGGTTTGGACGGGGAGTCCTATGCGCAGACGTGTCACCAGAAGTCAGAGTCGAGAGTTAGAGGAACTTAGGACCCAACAGGCTCCtcgtggtagtggtggtgatgatggcgagcCGTCGGCAGGTGCTGGTCGGAGAAGGTGGGGCACCCAAAGTAAGGGACCAGTGAGCGGGAAGGGTGAGTCTCTTTCTTACTGTTAGTGGTTCTTTGAGGCGCCTCTCATTGTTCTTGGTGCAGGCTTAGATGTTGTGGTTGAAGAATCACCGCAAAGGTCGGCTCAGAAGACTGGCCCGCAGTATGGGAACCAGGTCATTCCTGAGACTCCGGAAGATGAACACAACATCTCCGGTACTACTATTCTTCCCTCAGAACCGGACCATGATCTGGATGTGGATATCATGGTCGAGGCACTGCCGGACTTGGAGCGTGCAGCTGCCAATGTACTTGATTTCCTCGTTCCTGGGTCGGCAGATCCAGTCAGCATCATGAGCAGGGCGAAGCAGCTGAGGGATCCTGCTGGTACTCAGAGCAGACGGCTGCAGCGGTCTGTGACTAACTTGAACCATGAAGCGAAGTACTTTGGTCAAAAGAGCCCTCTCACTTATCTTGATGTGGAGTACATTGTGGAAGTCAGTGGGCTTGAAGACTACTCGAAGCCTGTGCTCTACAAAGCCAATTGTGCTCGTTTTGCGTTGCGAATGCTCCTGGCTACACCTGGTACTGAGTCCTCTCCAGAGCAGGCAATTTCCACCATCCATGATGAGTTTCCGTCGCCTTTCATGGCTAATCTGGTGGAAAGGGGTGCCCAGAAGTCTGTCGATGAAAGCtatctggagaaggagactTGGCAGCTGGCTCTAGAGATTCGCACACAGTACTTGATAATGCAGCTTGAAGCACatcagaatgatgatgactttgacCCAGTTGAGATACTGACAaccggcttcttcttggacgcGCCCAAGGACGCACCCAGCGATGCCGAGCGTCGGTTTCGCGGCTTCAATCTGGAGAGGTTCACTGATGCCCGAGGGGAACTTCCATCGAAATATCGGAGTGACGTTGAAAGCCGTTATGACGATATGCGTGTCGTTCTGGAAGTCGACGGTACTATTGGAGCACTCAAGGGTGACTACCGCTGGCAGAAGTTCGTCATGCAGGCCGCCCGATGGATTCGCAAGAGGTGTGACGAGGTGAACAATGACTTGAAAGGCCAAATAAGCTCCATGGACATGCATGAGAGCTTCTATGCCATTGCAAAGTCACGCCAAAGTATTAGCGGCACGCCGGCATTGTCCACTCCCAGCGGGCGCTTTTCTAATCGTCTATCCACGACTGAGAACACAGCACGGAGGTCTGCTACTACTTCAGGTACGCCACAGGTCTCGCAGCCTTCGTCGCAAGCAAGGCCTCCTGCGACCGCTTCTACAAATGCACAAAAGGTTGCAACACCCATGTCTGCCCAGAACCCGTTTCACACAGTTCCAGAGATCATTGAACCAGAGAGAAGCGCGCCCAGAGTCGCTTCAGTCGCCCGCGATGTTTTGCCTCCTGCTGCAACAGAGGGGCCATCTGAGACCAGGCCTCAGAAGAAGTTTCGCAAATAGTGAGTATCCTCAGCATTCAACCTTTTTCCATGGGCTAACCGAGTAAAGCCCCTTTAATAACCGAGACGCTATCGCCCGGATGGGTCAACGAAGGCAAGAGCTTCGTCATTCAATTGATGCGTCAACCTCTCGCCGACAATCTGACCCAGTCAGACCCAATGCTTCTGAAGTGGTAGATCAGTCTGCAGCCGACAGGCGACAGACTGTGTCTGCAATCCCACCTCGCCAGAGGTCAGCGGACCCAGCACCGCCCAGTGAGGTCCAGACTACCTTTGACGCTTCTCGCACGCTCGTAAATGATGAAACGCAGGTTAACGATGACACTGAGGCTTATGAGGATACGCAGCTGAATGATGGCAATGAGACACATGAAGAGACCCAGCTGAACGATGAACACACAACGGCTGAAGACACAGAACTTTTCGTATGCGACGAACCACTTGATATAAGTCAGCATACTGAGAATCATCCGGAGAGGTCCCATAGTCCTCCGATGAATCGGTCCGTCCCAAGACCCCGCAGGGAGACTGGGTCTACATTGGCGCCTCCTAGAATGGAAAACAACCTTTCGCTCCCCTCAAGCAGGGATGTCTGGAACATGGCGAATTCTCGGTCGCGGGCCACGCCAGAAGCTTCTAATAGCTCACGACCTGCGTTTATCGACCGCCAAGAAAACGCAGTGTGCGTTTCTCCGGTCAGCCAGACGTCGGGACCGAGAAGTGTGGAACGGAGACCTCGTGGACGGCCCCCCAAACGCAGACGTGAAACCGAGACTGTCTCTGAGAGCGAAGAGGAGTATGATACTGATAACCGTGAAGTGGCCACGGAACGCCGGCGTGCCGAAAAGCCCGAGCAGGCGCGACAAAGCAAGCGCGCAAGGGTAGACAGCGGCCATGAAGGAGCCGGGGACGAGGCCCAGGTTCGACATCGGTCCAGGTCGCAGGAAGCTGCTGGTTCCCCGGTTCGTACGCAGACCCCTTCGCCGCAAGCAGAGAACCGCCAGGCGATGCCACCACCGGTACCTAAGCGGAGAACCAGAGGCTGGACAGATGCCGAAGATCGCCGGTTGATACGTTTGATCGAAGAGCATGGTGTTTCGTGGACGAAGATCGAAGACGAGAACACGATACAGCCtgaaagggagggagaagcccGATTCGAAAATCGGAACCAGGTGCAAATAAAGGACCGTGCGAGGAACTTGAGAATCAAATTCCTTCGGTAAGTTTTCATTGCCTCTCCGATGTAGAAAATTCACTGATCAATGTAGGGAGTCCCAACCGATCCCCAAGAACTTTGTAGACGTGACAATGAAGGGggtggacaagaagaagctccgGGATCAAGGTATTGACCCAGACCGTAGGGAATAAAGTGGACACTGTCGGTGGGTTCAGAGCAGGGGTTTTTGATGATGTTTCGTGACGATATGATTTATGATACCTTTGGGGCTTTCGGAAATTGTTGAGGCCTATTACTGGAGTCTGTTTTACGAACTATTGAATAATGCAGTGACTCTCCATAATGTATATTATGACTACTAATGGCTAATTTCACAGTTTCAGACTGTACCTAACAAATTCTATTATTGGGTGATTCTATTCTCTCAATGCCTCGTTGAAAGTATCTTGATCAGCTAGCTTTGCATATCAGACGCACGGCTCCAAGCTAAGACTTCACGACTAGGCTTGTCTCTGACTAGATTATACACCATACCTGATTGTACTGCacgtagtagtacttaatATCCTGGGCTGCTCGGTGAACTAAAAAGCAGTGCTGGGCCGCACTTACAGCAGAGAGGAAAGTTCGATTCATGCAGTGAAAACAGTACACCGCTATGTAGGCAACTTTAGAAAAATCGGATATGGGAATGCAGTAGTCTGGTAGATGGTACGTTGGGTGCAGGACTCCTATTATCTTTACATCCAAATAACCACTAGTATCCCCCCATGGTCAGGCCGTCTTGAAAAAGGTAAGGTGAGTGATTACAGACTGACATGGACAATATCTACGAAAAAGTACACACGACTTCACTTCTCAGAAGAAGGATTATTACCCGGCACAAAGTAACGACTACAATTTTAGTTACCAGAAGAAAAAGCCCATGGATTCAATATTGATCAAGCCTTTGCATTTGCATAACAGCATAGGGAAACCTTCACTAGTAGGGAAAACCTAAGCCAAGACATGATGAAACAGGTAGGTGGTTGGATAGATCACTGCTGAATCTCAGAGAACATAGTAGCGTATTTCATGGAACAAATTGTTGTAACTGTCCTCCATGCAATCGTCTCGAGTGAGCCCTTAGCAGCCACACTTGCCGCAGCAGTCTGGGATGTCAATATGAGTGTAGTGAGAAGCACCCCAGCAAGCCGAGCAGCAATCGCGGGCATCAGGGGTGTGGCACGTTTCGAGATGCTAGTTTAGTTATGAAGTTAGTGTCCCTTCTTTGTGAATGAAGGCAATGATACACCTTAGTTACTTACCTGGCGCTTTCCATGTGCAGAcactccaccaccgcctttCGCGTGTTGAGCTGTGACGAGGGCAGCAAAGAGGGCCGTGAAAAGAACAGAGAACTTCATGGTGGCCGGAGATATGATTTGGTTGGCTTTTGGTTGAGTAACTGTATGAATGGATAGGAGTCTTGAGTGTAGAGTGTAGAGAACAATGATCAAGAGCTGGAAGTATGACACCATTTATATAGCAAAGGAATCATAGAATAAGGCAACTAGTATATTGCCATCGACCCTCACCGTAATGAAGCCAGGTGTTGATCATTCAGATCGTTGCATATTATTAGATACTAGTGTTGGTCAGTAGCACATTCGGGCAATTCTACATGCAAGGAGACTTCTAGATCGGGTTCTGCAGATCGTGCTGAGCGATCATATTGCATGTCGGCTAATATAATTCAGTACGGGAAGCAGATCCGATCTCAAGGGACAGGGGAAATAACTGTTTGCCTGCTGCAGTATGATGTAGTATAGAAAAGTTATGTTGAAAGTCATACATGCTATTAGTAGGGCATAATACTACCAGAACTAGTGCCACTTTAGGCAGTGGGTTCGGGCTGATTCACATGATGAGGCTGTGCTTCATTTGCTGACATCCACCCGCCATGTTGAATTTATTTCCCTCCCAGTGCATCCATAGCTCATCATGGGTCTGCGACGCAGCTGTGTCTTCTGTCGTACCCGGAAGATTCGATGTTCCGGTGAATCTATTTGCAGTGCCTGTCGGAAGCGCAACCTCAGCTGCGAATACAGTCCGGAAGCTCGAAAGGGACGGCCCGCGCAGagaggaacaacaacatcacaacCTCCGGTGGTGTCGCAACCACATGATAAAAATGGTAGCGATAACTTGTCGTTGCTGTCGGGAACACCCGCAGAGACTTCCTCGACGTCTGACTCACAAACGCATGGACACGGGGAATCTGCAACAAGCTCCGATCTGAGTACTCATGTTGGCGATGAACTGGAGCGAAGATTCAATGCCTACTTTATCACGAAGACTGACTCGGGCTCCAATATCTTCCAAACTGCAATCGCTACCTATCAACGGGAGTTGGACAAGTCTCCTCGGAAAACCCCATTCCATTCAATACAGCTTCCTTTGAGCTATGATGGGTTGCTGTCCTTTATGgcgtcggagatggtgggcATCCTGCCGCTCCGCTTTAGTCACCTAGGAGTTCAGCAGTTGGAGGCTCCGAATCAAAACTTTTATGTATCAACCCTGGCAGCGGACACCACGCGTACGATGTTTGACCCCCTTGAGTCTGCTGTCGACCCGTTGATGGTGCTGGGGAAGCATCTGATTCTTCAATTGGTTGATGTGTGGTTTTCGGCCCATCCATTGTCACATCTGGTGTCTAAAACACTTCTAGCAACAGCGATCCAGGATGATACAGTAGATAAAGCCCTTCTAGCAGTCATATTGGTTGATGCATGTGATATACAGTCTATCGTGAGCGGGCTGCAGAAATGTGCCCCAATCGACCCCCAGACACTATACAGCTTTGCTATATTGCAGCTGAAGCAGCGCACAGTGGTGCTTGGACACCCCTCCGTTCTTTCTACAGCCCAGGCACTGTTTctggtgggatggagggagttgTGCCTCGGCCATGCCCGACGTGCCACCTGCTTCACAGGCTACGCCTGTCGCATAATTGCTACTTTGTACACCTTTTGGCAGGCTGGTGACCACAGAAAGTGTAGCAGAAAGCTCAACGGTGTGGATGTAGGTGCCGTCGAGCAAGAATTGGCACAGAATGTTTACTGGATCTGCCTGGCCACCACAACATGGGGGTTCATGCAAAGCAATCAGCCATTCTCGTTGCTCACTCCGGAAACGACGCCCGACTTCCCGTGCCTGGATGAGGGAGCTTCAGCTATTCTCCGCCTAGATCGCGCATCGGGAAACATCTCCACGCTACAGGCACAAATCCAGGCTACCCAGTGCTTGTGGCCACTCAGTCACATCACCAGTACAGTGGCCCATATCTACACCTTGTATCTCAATGCGCCTACAGTGAACAAGGAAAAGCAGGCTGTGCCATGGCAGAAACAACACCTGCACGAGCTACATCAGCTTTTTCAGCCTTGCTTTGATCGATCTGTTCTGGCGTCGAGGATGCATAGGATCCTTCTCAATGCTATCGAGCTGGTGAAGAACGAGGTCACCGTCGCATCGTCACGGTCTTTTCTATTGACTGCATACCATAGTATTGCTATTCATATGCTCTTCTCTGGAGACAAGAATGATCAAAAGCGGCCGGCGATCTCGCCATCTGTCATCGATCCATTCTGCCAGTCGGCTTCAGCGCTCCTTACAATTCTTCAACAAAGGCCTTCCAGATTGGCAAATTTGATGCCTACAAAAGAGTTTCGAAGCGTTGATGAATCGAGTATAATGCTGTATGCTTTGGACACTTGCAGCAGGGGATTTTCGTACATATATGCGCAACATGAGCATAGCTCGATCGAGGAGCGCAATGTGATTAGTCACCAACAAAGCCAGCTAGCCCATCTTGCCAATCAGCTGCATGAAGCCTGTAAAGGGGATGTAATTTCCCGGCTTGGAGCAGCTATACTGCcggtgaagaagagattgaaGCGTGCGAAGCAAGCCTTCGAACAGCTTGGATCATCCGCCATTCCCCAATCAGCGCTGCTTTCCAGTCAGAACGCGCAGACCCCATCGAGTAACTCGTCTGCCGCAAATGACCCTCTAATGGATCCAGGGCTCAACATTGGCCAGATGGCAGATCCGTCTCTTGCTCCAGATGGCTCCGAGTCTTTACCACTCATGGCAATTGATCAGACCTTGTCGCTCTCTGAGAACCCTTGTGAGATATACGATCCaggcttcttcctcgatggCCCGGTCACAGGGTCACTTCTAGGGTTCCCTGGCCTTGCCAAGATGAACATGCAACTTCAGGATTACGTATCTCTGGAAAGCGACCTGGATCAAGATGCGCTTGCTTTCTTGAGTCAAGGCACGAGTGGCATTTCCTTTGATGAATTGAACGTTCAGAGCGCTGATACCAACCCTTCGGACCCTCAACACAGTGATTTCCTATGATAACTTAATATGATAGCACTTGCCTTCACTATTGTTCAGCTCATCAAACATCAATGTGTATTTTGTACATTCATGAAACCAGGGCATCGAACTATCAATCAACTCACAGAATCATGATACCAGCTCATGCCTCGCCCCATTGACTTCCAACTCAACTGGCGGTCGCTGCGTCTTCACCATGGGTGCAGGGTACCCTTGCTCCACCGCCAGGTTGCCATCAACACTACCACCGGATCTCTGCATCCgttttctctccttcctctcccaaaaCGCCCACACAAGCGAAGCGCCCGCAATGACGCCCAGAGGGACCCCAACTCCAACACCAATGGCTGTATCCCGCCCCgcggaagacgaggaggaagacgaggaggctgaagaagatgtcACCGAGGCCGACGAATTCGACGAAGTACACGTACTATTCCCCGACGACGCATCCGCTGTAGAGTTCGCAAGCGCCGCATACCCATACAGCATCTTCCCCGTAGCAACCTCAAACGAGTTCCCATGCGGACAAATCACCTCACTGCCGTTGCTTATCGGAGTACCGCAGCAATACGTCGAGACGCCATTCTCATACAGGAGATTTATTATCGAGCAACCGCCGTCTTTGTTGATATCCTCTACCCAGTATAAAAGCGCAAAGGGTTAGCATTATCCCCCATGCATTATTATTTACCAGTGCACTACTCAAAGAAGCACCAGAAGTATCATGTATGTACGTACGACAAACAGACGGACAATTATCCGACTCCCAGTTCGGATCCGTACACGCCCCCCGGGACAGAACATACGGCTGTTCCCCCGTATCCATGCAGAGATTATTCGATAGACAGACGTCGGACTTTCCACAACATGCAGAATATGTGTCCGATGAGCAGGGAACGTTATTGCTTGCGATGGTGCCGTCAGGGAAGTAGCATGTCGCTGTTGCGCTGCCTGTCGGGGTGCATGttgcgaggaggaagaggaggatcgCAGTCGCGCGGATTCCTCTGACAATCATATTGAAAGGCAAAATAGGGCGGCAGGATGAGAACCACGttctatactatactaataAATCAAAGCAATAGAATCCAGATATTCATCAATCCATctagaaagagaagaagagagcggGGGGGAGAAATAAAAACACGAAGTTACTCGTGTCCCTAGGACACTTCTGtccgagagagagagcgaaagaaggaaagaaaaaaaaaaagaacacaAACGGGCGCGCACCGCATTGCGAACCTAGCTAAACATAAATAAATCCCACTCCTAATGACTGGCAGGCAGCTGATAATACCTCCTGCGTTGCGGGAAACATAAAATCCCTATAAGATGACTGGCTATCGACTACGTTCAGGCCTTccagtattttttttttctttttttttcttcggaGCCTTGCAGGCAAAAAGTGGGGGCGGATTGCAGGGCTGGTCAGACAGATACCTATTATCTTCGTATCGGTGCTGttaagggggaggggaaggggaaggaagggctgTGGATTGGGGGCCGGGGATTCTCACTCACCGACTTTACCTATGTATAGTGTCGGTGCTCTcgtatctagtatctactgcgtagatactagatagatggtTGGTACGTTAAATTTTGTCTAGTCTGTATAGGAAGTAGTGAGTTGCTTAGCCTCAGTGATCCTGCGGACTACTGCTGCTTAGTTCTTATCTGATGGGGTAATTATCTCCGATGGCGTTATTTGTGGAGTGAGTTTCGAAAGAAATAGTGAAATAGAGTATAGCTAAATAGTAACAGAAATAGGGATATCTTAATCAATGTAAGTGACTATCACTAGGAAATTAGCTTACTGCTCAGCAGATCTAAAAAGTACATGTCGCATCGAACCCGCGATTATTCCCAGCCTATTATAGGTATGTACCTTATATCAATCAAGGCCTAGCCCCGCATCCATACCGTACAATCCGTAGCTATATATCTATACAAGATGATCTTCCCCTCATGGACCGACGTTACTATATCTATACTCCAGATAGAATGTAGAAAGTAGAAAGACATATCTACAGTCCGAGCGCAACAACTGCCGCCATAACCACACCCCCGATCATCCCACTGGCAGGAGCACcggcgacagcagcagcagcagcacctgcACTAGTTGATGGGCTCGCAGCAGCCGAGCCACTGCTCGCCGCTCCGGACGCAGTAGCGGTTGCAGACGCAGAAGCAGACGAGGCAGCAACAATCATCGACGAggccgcagcagcaccagtAGCAGGGACAGTGACGCCCGTCATGGACGGTGCGGTAAGGATCACGCTCGGGACAGTAGACTTGGCTGCGCCTCCGTCTGCAGCGGAGCTGGCGATGGGGATACCGGTCTCCACCATGGTAGGGTTGACTTTCATGGTATCaggggaggagttggaggatcCCGAGGACGAGTCGGAGTCGTCGGACTCTGGGGCAATCACGATGCCGTTCTCGACGTTGTCGGTGGATTCACGTTTCAGTTCCGTGACAAGTTTGTCGTCGCTGGTGGACTCCGAGACAGTGGTGGAGTTGTTGATTAGCCATGCATTGGCGCCGCCGCCTATAGTGCAGTATGTATTAGTCTATGATCGTTGAAGGCGGTAGATGAGGGCGTAACGGAGGTATACGTACAAGTTTCAGAAGGGAATCCCGAGCAAGGGGTCTGGCATTGGGTGGAAGAGACCTTCGCTGTTGAAGGAGGCAGGGAGTCGCCGCAGTAGCATTCGTCGCCATTGTGGAGGGCAAAGACGGGCTTGTTTTGCTTCGTGCAGATTTGCTGGCAGTAGCCCTCGGATTGGAATTGATTTGTGCCCGCCGAGGTTAGCTGGCCAGCACTGCTATAGCAGCCTGCGGTGGTGTAGGCAGAAGCGGTagtgaggaaggagaggattgAAAGGGAAATGATCTTGGTAGCACTGGCTTTAGGCATTTTGAAGAACAATGAAAGAATGGAAGTTATAAGGCTGTTTCCTTTTTGGTTTTTTCTTTGATGAACGAGAGTGGattttgtatgtatgtatgtaggagTAGTTATATACCGGCAGGAAACGAGAGAAAGTAATGAAAGAACGAACTGAAACAACTGATATTAGCAAAACTCACTGGCAGGCATAACCTAAATATGATCCATCCGATTATCCCATCGTTCAGGATGGGGTTGGCACCCGACCCAACCCCTTGGGATTTTGGAACACCCGAAGTTGACACAAAAATCGGCGTGTGAAACGCAGTAGAATGCCGATCTGAAGATCGCGTGAACGAACGCCCATCTGATTCTCCGGATTCCAAAATGGTTCGCTCGGCTCCACGTCCCGCGCGTTATGGCCGATCCCTTGCTGTCTTGGGGGCGATGTTTCATCATTGTTCCTGTCGAGTTGGATGGTGTTGGTCTTGGGAGGACCCATTTGAGTGGCTACAAGCCTCCGCAATGCGGATACACCGTTCGCCAGGTACCCGAGCGAGGGATGTTGTTTGTTCCGGTGATGTAACGATCGTCGCACTATTGCTTTCTGAGACCACCACGCGGCCGACTATCGATTGTCAGACTCTTTTGGCCCTGTGGATGTCGTCAGGCTGGGGAGCCCCtgtggagaggaggatgacgttCATGGTCTGCGACAAATTTTATTTGTTAGATGAGGCTGTGTCTTGGTCGGACTGGGGCTAcctagatagtagtagtagtagtattcttaGCATCTTCAGTGGTGGATGCTCGCttgttgtttgttttgtTCCTGACCCATGGAACCAAAGTCGGAAGGCAGAGTTGGCAGGCAGAATGGAGAACTGGATTAAAAGGGAGCCAAGTTGAAGCTGCATTGTACTTTTTCGCCTCGTTTGATGCCGATCACGAGACTGGCACCTGATACTCCcaattctccctcccccttttgggcctccctcttcctcgtctcccTCGACATTCTTATAGTTCTTATTTAGTTGCACTCGCTCTGCTTTAGCGTCAGCCACTCCGCTAATTTGCTTCTGTCAGTGTTCGAATCTCCCGCATAAATCACCGGCCATGTTAAGCGCCGATCATCCACAAGCTTGATCGCGCCACTGAGATGCACTGACGTCTGCAGAACTTGTTGCAGACAGTCTCATGGCCAATGTTGCTGTGTCGACCAATTCTCATGTTTGACAATTGATACAATCCCCTACAATGGCAGGGGGGGAAATCCCGGACGGGTGAAATCCGCCAGACAATGTTATGTTGACTGCCAATGTTGCCGACCGACGATAATATGCAACAAGTGAACGAAAGGGGTGTTGCTATTGGCAATCCTTGTGAGACTAATGACTAACATTGCATCCCTTGATTTGTCACTTTTACGCAGGAGAGATCGCTGCTGGACGGGTTCGGCCGATGTTATGCTGAGGGTTCACTGATGACATTGTGGTGGAAAATAATTCAATGTTGAGGTCTTGCTGGTCCATCAATGTGTGGACTTAATGTCACTGCAATTGCAACTCAATTCCAATGCCTTCATTCAGCTCTCCGCTATATACCCAAATCCAATGCATCACAGAACCCGTTACTGCATGCTATCATCCATCCTACTCGAGCTTACTTACCGCACTTTCATCTCGCCTGCCTCGACCTTCCTGCTATGGCAATTCTTTCCCCAGCTGAGCGGTTCCGTCCGCTCTCCGACCGGCAAACTTATCAACCCGAGCGATacggagaggggaaaggctATCACGGCAATGATTGCGCAACTCTGCGATAAGATAACCCCATGCTTTGACGTAGCCTcggccttgcccttctcctcattaTTATCCTCCGATTCCCCCAGGGTTCCTATCTTCTGCAGAAAGTGCCCCAGGAATGGAATCGAAGATGGCCAAGTTCCAGTTGCTTCCCCTTGTCGCAGGGCTACTTGCCCCTTCAATTGCAGCCCTCAGCATCCCTTCCCCGCAGCAAATCCTCGATTCTCTTACTTTCGGAGAGCACACCGACGGCTTCTGTCCACTAGCACCCAAGGTTGAGGTCCCGGACGACGGATTCTTCCCAGCTCTCAA
It contains:
- a CDS encoding Zn(II)2Cys6 transcription factor (COG:S;~EggNog:ENOG410PMYC;~InterPro:IPR036864,IPR001138;~PFAM:PF00172;~go_function: GO:0000981 - DNA-binding transcription factor activity, RNA polymerase II-specific [Evidence IEA];~go_function: GO:0008270 - zinc ion binding [Evidence IEA];~go_process: GO:0006355 - regulation of transcription, DNA-templated [Evidence IEA]), yielding MGLRRSCVFCRTRKIRCSGESICSACRKRNLSCEYSPEARKGRPAQRGTTTSQPPVVSQPHDKNGSDNLSLLSGTPAETSSTSDSQTHGHGESATSSDLSTHVGDELERRFNAYFITKTDSGSNIFQTAIATYQRELDKSPRKTPFHSIQLPLSYDGLLSFMASEMVGILPLRFSHLGVQQLEAPNQNFYVSTLAADTTRTMFDPLESAVDPLMVLGKHLILQLVDVWFSAHPLSHLVSKTLLATAIQDDTVDKALLAVILVDACDIQSIVSGLQKCAPIDPQTLYSFAILQLKQRTVVLGHPSVLSTAQALFLVGWRELCLGHARRATCFTGYACRIIATLYTFWQAGDHRKCSRKLNGVDVGAVEQELAQNVYWICLATTTWGFMQSNQPFSLLTPETTPDFPCLDEGASAILRLDRASGNISTLQAQIQATQCLWPLSHITSTVAHIYTLYLNAPTVNKEKQAVPWQKQHLHELHQLFQPCFDRSVLASRMHRILLNAIELVKNEVTVASSRSFLLTAYHSIAIHMLFSGDKNDQKRPAISPSVIDPFCQSASALLTILQQRPSRLANLMPTKEFRSVDESSIMLYALDTCSRGFSYIYAQHEHSSIEERNVISHQQSQLAHLANQLHEACKGDVISRLGAAILPVKKRLKRAKQAFEQLGSSAIPQSALLSSQNAQTPSSNSSAANDPLMDPGLNIGQMADPSLAPDGSESLPLMAIDQTLSLSENPCEIYDPGFFLDGPVTGSLLGFPGLAKMNMQLQDYVSLESDLDQDALAFLSQGTSGISFDELNVQSADTNPSDPQHSDFL
- a CDS encoding WSC domain-containing protein (COG:G,O;~EggNog:ENOG410PPVN;~InterPro:IPR002889;~PFAM:PF01822;~SECRETED:SignalP(1-23)); protein product: MPKASATKIISLSILSFLTTASAYTTAGCYSSAGQLTSAGTNQFQSEGYCQQICTKQNKPVFALHNGDECYCGDSLPPSTAKVSSTQCQTPCSGFPSETCGGANAWLINNSTTVSESTSDDKLVTELKRESTDNVENGIVIAPESDDSDSSSGSSNSSPDTMKVNPTMVETGIPIASSAADGGAAKSTVPSVILTAPSMTGVTVPATGAAAASSMIVAASSASASATATASGAASSGSAAASPSTSAGAAAAAVAGAPASGMIGGVVMAAVVALGL